One Erysipelothrix amsterdamensis DNA window includes the following coding sequences:
- a CDS encoding sugar transferase, with the protein MINNNSDAHENIVLMEKYQEFKKKHPYVYLKRIFDLILTLLFSPIIIIIVVIFAIIVKVDSKGPAFYTQQRVGQAGKEFKIYKLRSMRVDAEVNTGAVWAEKNDPRITKVGRFIRKVRIDELPQFLNVLIGEMSIIGPRPERKDLTDQFESEIPGFKDRLLVKPGITGWAQVNGGYDITPAEKLVFDREYLNAFSFKQDIVIIFKTIRVVLTGSGAR; encoded by the coding sequence ATGATAAACAACAACTCCGATGCTCATGAGAACATAGTATTAATGGAAAAGTATCAAGAGTTTAAGAAAAAACACCCATACGTTTATTTAAAACGAATTTTTGATCTTATCTTAACACTATTGTTTTCACCAATTATTATTATAATTGTTGTGATTTTCGCAATTATTGTTAAGGTGGATTCTAAAGGGCCTGCTTTCTATACGCAACAACGTGTAGGACAAGCAGGAAAAGAATTCAAAATCTATAAATTACGATCGATGCGTGTCGATGCCGAGGTTAATACCGGTGCTGTTTGGGCTGAGAAGAATGATCCACGGATTACGAAAGTGGGACGCTTTATTCGTAAAGTTCGTATTGATGAGCTTCCTCAATTCTTAAATGTATTAATAGGGGAGATGAGTATTATTGGTCCTCGTCCGGAACGTAAAGATTTAACGGATCAGTTTGAGTCGGAAATTCCAGGTTTTAAAGATAGACTTCTTGTTAAACCCGGTATCACAGGTTGGGCTCAAGTTAATGGGGGCTATGATATTACTCCAGCTGAGAAACTTGTGTTTGATCGTGAGTATCTAAATGCATTCTCATTCAAGCAAGATATCGTGATTATCTTCAAAACAATTCGTGTGGTTCTAACTGGAAGTGGCGCACGATAA